The Terriglobia bacterium genomic interval GTCAGGAATGCCACATTCCTGGCCAGACCGGTCTGGATGGGGGCGAGGCTCCCGCCCCCATTTGTTCTACACCACCTTTTTCACGATCTGGGCAAATTCACTCTCCGTGAACGCCCTCATGGTCGTGGTCCTGGCATTGCCCTTTAAAGCAATGGAGAGGGCAACAGCGGAAGCCACCTCGTCGTTCGGGCCTTCTGTGACTGCAACGATGTCGTAATCGCCCATCGTGACGTAGAGGCCGAGGATCTTCCCTCCCGTGGATTCCACGAGCTTTTTCGACGCCTCGAACCGAGCGGGGGCATTCTTGATAGTCTTGATGCCCTGTTCGGTCCATTTGAAGAGAGTCACATAGGTAGGCATTGTCTATCCTCCTTGACTGCACGGTTCCTGGAATCGTGCGGTTTCACTCCGAACTCGGCCCGGCTTCCAGTGCCGGTCGAGCACGAGCGACCCTTTGCCCGTCTACATTGGTCTCCCCAGTTTCACGACTGTGAAAAGCGCTTCTTGTGGTTCCGGATCAAACCATTGCGTGCGTAATCGAGTGCTGGAGCGTGTCAAACACTGGTTGCGGCGATTATCAGCCTATCCAGAACTGACTGTCAAATAGAAACGATGCTGTCCGCCGCTGTGGGGAAGAGAGAGAAATTTGTAGTCCAGGAAGATAAAGAAACAAAGAGAGAAACTGAAGTCCTCACCCCCCGTTCAAGTCAATAACCCCGCACCGATCATTCAGCCCGAGCAGACCGTTTACGGCGTGGCGGAGTTGTTGAGGTGCGCTATGGACGCAACGCCCGTTTCTTGGGAGCTTGATTCTGGGCCACTTTT includes:
- a CDS encoding GYD domain-containing protein → MPTYVTLFKWTEQGIKTIKNAPARFEASKKLVESTGGKILGLYVTMGDYDIVAVTEGPNDEVASAVALSIALKGNARTTTMRAFTESEFAQIVKKVV